A part of Pseudomonas sp. HR96 genomic DNA contains:
- a CDS encoding PaaI family thioesterase yields the protein MDFTEEQVMSAYSRTLGCRVLRLDEAGVAEVSLTLEPHLRNRLGKMHGGAIFSLVDTAMGLACSASHGFDQQSVTVECKINYMRAISEGDALCVATVLHAGRRTLVVEADVRQDGKLIAKAQGTFAVL from the coding sequence ATGGACTTCACCGAAGAGCAGGTGATGAGCGCCTACAGTCGCACCCTGGGCTGCCGGGTGCTGCGCCTGGACGAAGCCGGAGTGGCCGAGGTCAGCCTGACGCTCGAACCGCATCTGCGCAACCGCCTGGGCAAGATGCACGGCGGCGCCATCTTCAGCCTGGTGGACACCGCCATGGGCCTGGCCTGCTCGGCCAGCCATGGCTTCGACCAGCAAAGCGTGACGGTGGAGTGCAAGATCAACTACATGCGGGCCATCAGCGAGGGCGACGCGCTGTGCGTCGCCACGGTGCTGCATGCCGGCCGGCGCACGCTGGTGGTCGAAGCCGACGTGCGCCAGGACGGCAAGCTGATTGCCAAGGCGCAAGGGACCTTCGCCGTACTCTAG
- the gshA gene encoding glutamate--cysteine ligase, whose translation MSELLNRRLALLGEPANLSLLAQCLHGIERECLRVTEAGRLAQTPHPEALGSALTHELITTDYSESLLEFITPALTDPAATLAQLETIHRFAYSKLGSEYLWSPSMPCPLPAEEDIPIAYYGTSNIGRLKYVYRQGLALRYGRTMQCIAGIHYNFSLPERVWPLLKAAEGSQQDDRDYQSSAYIALIRNFRRYSWLLMYLFGASPALDAGFLRGQAHQLEQLDPDTLYLPYATSLRMSDLGYQSNAQAGLTPCYDGLASYTDSLRKAVATPYAPYVEVGTHKDGEWVQLNTNILQIENEYYSNIRPKRVTYTGERPIQALMARGVQYVEVRCLDINPFMPVGIDLTESRFIDAFLLFCALEDSPQLPPGECGGSAVNFLSVVKEGRRPGLTLNRDGQPVELKAWATELLERIAPLADLLDRSQDGESHAQALAAQRAKVADPSLTPSAQVLASMAQHKESFAQFSLRQSKLHAEHFRGQALSVEEQSHFEQLARTSIAAQSELEQNEVGDFDVFVGSYQASILAISN comes from the coding sequence TTGAGCGAACTTCTCAACCGCCGCCTGGCTTTGCTCGGCGAGCCTGCCAACCTCTCCCTGCTTGCCCAGTGCCTGCATGGTATAGAGCGTGAATGCCTGCGCGTCACCGAGGCAGGGCGGCTGGCGCAAACCCCGCACCCCGAGGCCCTGGGGTCGGCGCTGACCCACGAACTGATCACCACCGACTATTCCGAGTCCCTGCTGGAGTTCATCACTCCGGCGTTGACCGACCCGGCCGCGACCCTGGCCCAGCTGGAAACCATCCACCGCTTCGCCTACAGCAAACTGGGCAGCGAATATCTGTGGAGCCCCTCGATGCCGTGCCCGCTGCCGGCCGAGGAAGACATCCCGATCGCCTACTATGGCACCTCGAACATCGGCCGCCTCAAGTACGTCTATCGCCAGGGCCTGGCGCTGCGCTACGGCCGTACCATGCAGTGCATCGCCGGCATCCACTACAACTTCTCGCTGCCGGAACGGGTCTGGCCCCTGCTCAAGGCCGCCGAGGGCAGCCAGCAGGACGACCGCGACTATCAATCGTCGGCCTACATCGCGTTGATCCGCAATTTCCGTCGTTACAGCTGGCTGCTGATGTACCTGTTCGGCGCCTCGCCGGCGCTGGACGCAGGCTTCCTGCGTGGCCAGGCGCACCAGCTCGAGCAGCTGGACCCCGACACCCTGTACCTGCCCTACGCTACCAGCCTGCGCATGAGCGACCTGGGCTACCAGAGCAATGCCCAGGCCGGCCTGACACCCTGCTACGACGGCCTGGCCAGCTACACCGACAGCCTGCGCAAGGCGGTAGCCACGCCGTATGCGCCCTATGTCGAAGTGGGCACGCACAAGGATGGCGAGTGGGTGCAACTGAACACCAACATCCTGCAGATCGAAAACGAGTACTACTCCAACATCCGCCCCAAGCGCGTGACCTATACCGGCGAGCGGCCGATCCAGGCGCTGATGGCCCGTGGCGTGCAGTACGTGGAAGTGCGCTGCCTGGACATCAACCCGTTCATGCCGGTGGGTATCGACCTGACCGAGTCGCGCTTCATCGATGCCTTCCTGCTGTTCTGCGCGCTGGAAGACAGCCCGCAGCTGCCACCTGGCGAATGCGGCGGCAGTGCCGTCAACTTCCTCAGCGTGGTCAAGGAAGGCCGGCGCCCGGGCCTGACCCTGAACCGCGACGGCCAGCCGGTGGAGCTCAAGGCCTGGGCCACCGAACTGCTCGAGCGTATCGCTCCGCTGGCCGACCTGCTCGATCGCAGCCAGGACGGCGAAAGCCACGCCCAGGCCCTGGCCGCCCAGCGCGCCAAGGTCGCCGACCCGTCGCTGACGCCCTCGGCCCAGGTGCTGGCGAGCATGGCCCAGCACAAGGAAAGCTTCGCCCAGTTCTCCCTGCGCCAGAGCAAGCTGCACGCCGAGCATTTCCGCGGGCAGGCCCTGAGCGTCGAGGAGCAGAGCCACTTCGAACAGCTGGCGCGCACCTCCATCGCCGCGCAGTCGGAACTGGAGCAGAACGAGGTAGGCGACTTCGACGTGTTCGTCGGCTCGTATCAGGCAAGCATTCTGGCGATCAGCAACTGA
- the argA gene encoding amino-acid N-acetyltransferase translates to MPEYVNWLRHASPYINAHRDCTFVVMLPGEGVEHPNFGNIVHDLVLLHSLGVRLVLVHGSRPQIESRLAARGLQPHYHHGLRITDAATLECVIDAVGHLRIAIEARLSMDMASSPMQGSRLRVTSGNLVTARPIGVLEGVDYHHTGEVRRVDRKGINRLLDERSIVLLSPLGYSPTGEIFNLACEDVATRAAIDLGADKLLLFGAEPGLLDANGHLVRELRPQQVPAHLARLGSDYQGELLDAAAQACRDGVPRSHIVSYAENGALLTELFTRNGGGTLVAQEQFEQLREANIEDVGGLLDLISPLEEQGILVRRSREVLEREITQFSVVEREGMIIACAALYPIADSQAGELACLAVNPEYRHGGRGDELLERIEERARAQGLNTLFVLTTRTAHWFRERGFIPSGVERLPAARASLYNFQRNSKIFEKAI, encoded by the coding sequence ATGCCCGAATACGTCAATTGGCTTCGCCACGCGTCTCCCTACATCAATGCCCACCGTGATTGCACCTTTGTGGTGATGCTGCCCGGCGAGGGGGTCGAGCACCCCAACTTCGGCAACATCGTCCACGACCTGGTGCTGCTGCACAGCCTGGGCGTGCGCCTGGTACTGGTGCACGGCTCGCGCCCGCAGATCGAAAGCCGTCTGGCCGCCCGCGGCCTGCAGCCGCACTACCACCATGGCCTGCGCATCACCGATGCGGCGACCCTGGAATGCGTCATCGACGCCGTTGGCCACCTGCGCATTGCCATCGAAGCGCGCCTGTCGATGGACATGGCGTCCTCGCCCATGCAGGGCTCGCGCCTGCGAGTCACCAGCGGCAACCTGGTCACGGCGCGGCCGATCGGTGTGCTCGAAGGCGTGGATTACCATCACACCGGCGAGGTGCGTCGCGTCGACCGCAAGGGTATCAATCGCCTGCTCGACGAGCGCTCCATCGTGCTGCTGTCGCCACTTGGCTATTCGCCGACCGGGGAAATTTTCAACCTGGCCTGCGAGGACGTCGCCACGCGTGCGGCCATTGACCTGGGGGCCGACAAGCTGCTGCTGTTCGGTGCCGAACCCGGGCTGCTCGACGCCAATGGTCACCTGGTGCGCGAATTGCGGCCGCAGCAGGTGCCAGCCCATCTGGCACGCTTGGGCAGCGACTACCAGGGCGAGTTGCTGGATGCCGCTGCCCAGGCCTGCCGTGATGGCGTGCCGCGCAGTCACATCGTCAGCTATGCCGAAAACGGCGCGCTGCTGACCGAGCTGTTTACCCGCAACGGTGGCGGCACGCTGGTGGCCCAGGAGCAGTTCGAGCAGCTGCGTGAAGCCAACATCGAAGACGTCGGCGGCCTGCTCGACCTGATCAGCCCGCTGGAAGAGCAGGGCATCCTGGTGCGCCGCTCGCGCGAGGTGCTGGAGCGCGAGATCACCCAGTTCAGCGTGGTCGAGCGCGAAGGCATGATCATCGCCTGTGCGGCGCTGTACCCGATCGCCGACTCGCAGGCCGGCGAGCTGGCCTGCCTGGCGGTCAACCCGGAGTACCGCCATGGCGGGCGCGGCGATGAGCTGCTCGAGCGCATCGAGGAGCGGGCGCGGGCGCAGGGGCTCAATACCTTGTTCGTGCTGACGACGCGTACCGCGCACTGGTTCCGCGAACGCGGGTTCATTCCCAGCGGCGTGGAGCGGCTGCCGGCAGCCCGCGCCTCGCTGTACAACTTTCAGCGCAATTCGAAGATTTTCGAAAAGGCGATCTGA
- the argE gene encoding acetylornithine deacetylase has product MPLPSLKDQFAALIAAPSVSCTQADLDQSNAAVIELLAGWLSELGFACDIQTVKPGKFNLLATYGSGPGGLVLAGHSDTVPFDDKLWHSDPLKLTEIDGRWVGLGSCDMKGFFALVIEAVRELVGQPFRQPLLILATCDEESSMSGAKALAAAGRPLGRAAVIGEPTRLKPIRLHKGVMMERIDILGRSGHSSDPSLGHSALEAMHSAIGELMGLRSQWQREYNNPQFSVPQPTLNFGCIHGGDNPNRICGQCSMEFDLRPLPGMDPQVLRAAIREKLQPLAERHQVQIDYAPLFSEVPPFEQAADAELVRVAERLTGHRAEAVAFGTEAPYFQKLGCETLVLGPGDIACAHQPGEYLEMSRLQPTVRLLRQLIEHYCLTPVSA; this is encoded by the coding sequence ATGCCGTTGCCGAGCCTCAAAGACCAGTTCGCCGCTCTGATCGCCGCGCCTTCGGTCAGCTGCACCCAAGCCGACCTGGACCAATCCAACGCTGCAGTCATCGAGCTGCTCGCCGGCTGGCTGAGCGAACTGGGTTTCGCCTGTGACATCCAGACGGTCAAGCCCGGCAAGTTCAACCTGCTCGCCACCTATGGCAGCGGCCCAGGTGGCCTGGTGCTGGCCGGGCACAGCGACACGGTGCCGTTCGACGACAAGCTGTGGCACAGCGACCCGCTCAAGCTGACGGAGATCGACGGCCGCTGGGTGGGCCTGGGCAGTTGCGACATGAAAGGCTTTTTCGCCCTGGTGATCGAGGCCGTGCGCGAGCTGGTCGGCCAGCCGTTCCGCCAGCCGCTGCTGATTCTGGCCACCTGCGACGAAGAAAGCTCGATGTCCGGGGCCAAGGCCCTGGCGGCTGCCGGCCGGCCCCTTGGGCGCGCTGCGGTGATCGGCGAGCCGACCCGGCTCAAGCCGATCCGCCTGCACAAGGGGGTGATGATGGAGCGCATCGATATCCTCGGGCGCAGCGGCCATTCCTCCGATCCAAGCCTGGGCCACAGCGCGCTGGAGGCCATGCACAGTGCCATCGGCGAACTGATGGGGCTGCGCAGCCAGTGGCAGCGCGAGTACAACAACCCGCAGTTCAGCGTGCCGCAGCCGACCTTGAACTTCGGCTGTATCCATGGCGGCGACAACCCCAACCGCATCTGCGGCCAGTGCTCGATGGAGTTCGACCTGCGCCCGCTGCCGGGCATGGACCCACAGGTGCTGCGCGCGGCGATCCGCGAGAAGTTGCAGCCGTTGGCCGAGCGTCATCAGGTGCAGATCGACTACGCGCCGCTGTTCAGCGAGGTGCCGCCCTTCGAGCAGGCCGCCGACGCCGAGCTGGTGCGGGTCGCCGAACGCCTCACCGGGCATCGCGCCGAAGCGGTGGCCTTTGGCACCGAAGCGCCGTATTTTCAGAAGCTCGGCTGCGAAACCCTGGTGCTGGGCCCCGGCGATATCGCCTGCGCCCACCAGCCTGGGGAATATCTTGAAATGTCACGTTTGCAGCCTACAGTGCGTCTGTTAAGGCAACTGATCGAACATTACTGCCTGACACCGGTCAGTGCCTGA